The proteins below come from a single Phycisphaerae bacterium genomic window:
- a CDS encoding prepilin-type N-terminal cleavage/methylation domain-containing protein, translating to MKSKAGFTLIELLVVVAIIAVLVAILLPALTAAREQSRQVLCAGQLKAIGTASALYLTEGTGQLPFALYGESLRVYLHPYLPGFNRADTWWEASVNWNCPSAPYAYTVHYGMNAGVCMGRLSTDCWDGNVSRLTVSQIAEPSRFIWVAETGYPAFLTSSADEVVLRGWGAGSGRRRAESRSP from the coding sequence ATGAAGTCGAAGGCCGGATTCACACTGATCGAGCTTCTGGTCGTGGTGGCGATCATCGCGGTGCTGGTGGCGATCCTGCTGCCGGCATTGACAGCGGCCCGCGAGCAGTCGCGGCAGGTCCTCTGCGCCGGTCAGTTGAAGGCGATCGGCACGGCCAGCGCCCTGTACCTTACCGAGGGGACGGGCCAGTTGCCGTTCGCCTTGTACGGCGAATCGCTGCGGGTCTACCTGCACCCGTATCTGCCGGGTTTTAACCGCGCGGATACGTGGTGGGAGGCGTCGGTCAACTGGAACTGCCCGTCGGCGCCGTACGCCTACACCGTCCACTACGGGATGAACGCGGGCGTGTGCATGGGACGGCTCTCGACGGATTGCTGGGACGGGAACGTGTCGCGGCTGACCGTGAGTCAGATCGCCGAGCCGTCGCGGTTCATCTGGGTGGCGGAGACCGGCTATCCCGCATTTCTCACCAGTTCAGCGGATGAGGTGGTTTTGAGGGGATGGGGGGCGGGGTCGGGACGGAGGCGGGCCGAATCGCGGTCACCGTAG